Proteins found in one Hymenobacter sp. YIM 151500-1 genomic segment:
- a CDS encoding DUF4062 domain-containing protein, whose protein sequence is MAKARRLNVMVSSSVYGNQNLLDRIYATLSVNYNVWMSHEGTVFVNSKVGNFANCIAAVEECDVFLGIITGNYGSGIEKKGEPSITHMEMRRALELEKQRCCLVHESVVLARQLLSPYRLDPEAGPFRKDADGNLHLIEWPRGNRVISDLQVLDLYEEMMRLDLPIAERTGNWVQTYRTDEDALRYIATQFGDVNRMRRAITGQ, encoded by the coding sequence ATGGCTAAGGCAAGGCGCTTAAATGTGATGGTGAGTTCCTCCGTTTATGGAAATCAAAATTTGCTTGACCGCATTTACGCTACGCTGAGTGTGAATTACAACGTATGGATGTCACACGAAGGCACCGTGTTTGTCAATTCAAAGGTGGGCAACTTTGCCAACTGCATCGCGGCTGTGGAAGAATGCGACGTGTTCCTTGGAATTATCACGGGCAACTATGGGAGCGGCATTGAGAAAAAAGGCGAGCCCAGCATTACGCATATGGAAATGCGGCGGGCACTGGAGCTGGAAAAGCAGCGCTGCTGCTTGGTGCATGAATCCGTAGTGCTGGCGCGACAACTGCTAAGTCCCTATCGCCTGGACCCAGAAGCAGGGCCGTTTCGAAAGGACGCCGATGGCAACTTGCATTTAATTGAATGGCCTCGGGGCAATCGGGTAATCAGTGACCTACAGGTACTGGATTTGTATGAGGAGATGATGCGCTTGGACCTACCCATAGCCGAGCGTACCGGTAACTGGGTGCAGACATACCGAACCGACGAAGATGCGCTCCGGTATATCGCAACCCAGTTTGGAGATGTAAATCGAATGCGGAGAGCAATAACTGGGCAGTAG
- a CDS encoding RNA-binding domain-containing protein has translation MTNEKATNAYVTTPSDLELLHLPESQTLERLSRYNLTTIGRTVCAFLNGEGGRVLVGVEDNGKVVGIPQAKEAVEKVQKEIFSRVQPPASCMASLLEVNRQDVLLLEVAPGADGPYTYAHTIYVREGNATRKATPKNVIELVGQLESNPRWEARTNLQCDLSDLDARELERTAEDANRRRYTDLPAEPERLLDSLYLIRGGALTNAAVVLYAKEAARFLPQTRVRAVHFADESREQMLDNKSFEGHVFSLLEQMSGFLQTNLAIKASLTETTGFVRTESVSFPPEALREALLNAIVHRDYSRSDGSISLSLFPRYLEIWNAGGLPEGVTLKNLREGGISRPRNPDLAHVLLLRGLIERMGIGGRRIIEACKNAGLPAPKWEEKAGGMLLTLRLPGAASTATIGEGARSTAELNPRVWKFLATLTAGQEFTGRDYQQQAAGEVSERQSRLDLAQMLKARAIERRGSGKNTYYVRTEQELK, from the coding sequence ATGACAAACGAGAAAGCAACTAACGCCTACGTGACTACTCCCAGCGACTTAGAGCTGTTGCACCTGCCTGAAAGCCAAACTCTGGAACGGCTAAGCAGATACAACCTGACAACTATTGGCAGAACGGTTTGTGCCTTTCTGAATGGTGAGGGAGGACGCGTGCTGGTTGGAGTAGAGGATAACGGCAAAGTCGTCGGCATCCCCCAGGCAAAGGAAGCAGTCGAGAAAGTGCAGAAAGAGATATTCTCGCGCGTACAGCCGCCTGCTTCCTGCATGGCTAGCCTCCTGGAGGTCAACCGACAAGACGTATTACTGCTGGAAGTAGCTCCGGGTGCTGATGGCCCCTATACTTATGCGCACACTATCTATGTGCGGGAAGGCAATGCAACGCGCAAAGCAACCCCTAAAAATGTCATTGAGTTAGTTGGTCAACTGGAAAGCAATCCGCGCTGGGAGGCCCGCACCAATTTGCAGTGCGACTTGTCGGACTTGGACGCCAGGGAGTTGGAACGAACAGCCGAAGATGCTAATCGCCGACGATACACCGACCTGCCAGCAGAGCCGGAGCGACTGTTGGATTCGCTCTACTTGATTCGAGGGGGCGCACTGACAAATGCGGCCGTAGTACTCTACGCAAAAGAAGCAGCTCGCTTCCTGCCACAGACGCGAGTACGAGCCGTGCATTTTGCCGACGAGAGTCGTGAGCAAATGCTGGATAATAAGTCCTTTGAGGGGCACGTGTTTTCATTGCTAGAGCAAATGAGCGGCTTTCTGCAAACTAATTTGGCCATTAAGGCCTCTTTAACAGAAACAACTGGTTTCGTACGAACAGAATCAGTTTCCTTTCCACCGGAAGCATTGCGTGAAGCTTTGCTAAACGCTATTGTGCATCGGGACTATTCCCGCAGTGACGGAAGCATTAGCTTGTCTCTTTTCCCTCGGTATCTAGAAATCTGGAACGCCGGAGGATTGCCGGAAGGCGTTACCCTTAAGAATTTAAGGGAGGGAGGAATATCTCGTCCCCGGAATCCTGATTTGGCTCATGTATTACTCTTGCGCGGCCTTATTGAACGAATGGGCATTGGGGGAAGGCGCATCATTGAGGCTTGTAAGAACGCCGGGTTGCCGGCGCCCAAATGGGAAGAGAAGGCAGGTGGCATGCTATTAACGCTGCGTTTGCCTGGGGCCGCCAGTACAGCTACAATCGGGGAGGGAGCCCGTTCGACTGCTGAACTCAACCCACGGGTATGGAAATTTCTGGCAACGCTTACTGCCGGGCAGGAATTTACCGGTCGGGATTACCAGCAACAGGCTGCCGGTGAGGTATCTGAACGACAGAGTCG